From the genome of Candidatus Methylopumilus turicensis, one region includes:
- a CDS encoding NrdJb, which yields MAIKIEKKITGFGLVTEEDKAKAAEVAATPAQSATIVQMGEPLSRPDKLVGNTYKIKTPVTEHALYITINDVVMNEGTPQEHRRPFEIFINSKNMDHFQWIVALTRVMSAVFRKGGDVTFLVEELHSVFDPSGGYFKKGGKYIPSLVAEIGEVVEQHLQEIGMLKKAGLDEHQQKLVAEKKKEFLEKHAKSGGDENAEGFPAGAQLCAKCSTKAAIIMDGCLTCLNCGESKCG from the coding sequence ATGGCAATTAAAATTGAAAAGAAAATCACAGGCTTCGGTTTAGTGACAGAAGAAGACAAAGCAAAGGCCGCAGAAGTTGCCGCTACGCCAGCACAATCGGCGACTATCGTCCAAATGGGCGAGCCACTGAGCCGCCCGGATAAATTAGTCGGTAACACCTACAAAATTAAAACGCCAGTGACTGAGCATGCGCTCTACATCACCATTAACGACGTCGTGATGAACGAAGGCACACCACAAGAGCACCGCCGTCCATTTGAGATTTTTATTAATTCAAAAAACATGGACCACTTCCAGTGGATTGTTGCCCTCACGCGCGTGATGTCTGCTGTGTTCCGTAAAGGTGGTGATGTGACTTTCTTGGTAGAAGAGCTACACAGCGTATTTGACCCAAGCGGTGGCTACTTCAAAAAAGGCGGTAAATACATCCCTAGCCTCGTGGCTGAAATCGGTGAAGTGGTAGAACAACACTTACAAGAAATCGGCATGCTTAAAAAAGCTGGCCTAGATGAACACCAACAAAAGCTTGTAGCTGAAAAGAAAAAAGAATTCTTAGAAAAGCATGCAAAATCTGGCGGCGATGAAAATGCAGAAGGCTTTCCAGCAGGTGCACAGCTTTGTGCGAAATGTAGCACCAAAGCCGCCATTATTATGGATGGCTGCCTCACCTGCCTCAATTGCGGCGAGAGTAAATGCGGTTAA
- a CDS encoding adenosylcobalamin-dependent ribonucleoside-diphosphate reductase, giving the protein MLQAVKTPEEAAMSENNQKEVPMQSVSLDIWDKKYRLKTKQGDHVDQNMDDSYSRVARALADVEEESKRAEWHEKFLWALRHGAIPAGRITSNAGALEHKPATSTINCTVSGIVEDSMDGILNKVHEAGLTLKAGCGIGYEFSTLRPKGAFVAGAGAYTSGPLSFMDIFDKMCFTVSSAGGRRGAQMATFDISHPDVTDFIKAKREAGRLRQFNLSCLITKEFMEAVKADADWKLAFPVTSKEATVDALDTKDEAQVVWREWPIKDKYLTRESDGKTACRVYKTIRARRLWDVIMSSTYDFAEPGFILIDRVNEMNNNWFCENIRATNPCGEQPLPPYGACLLGSVNLTKFVRNPFTDQATFDWDEYRQVVSIFTRMLDNVVEINGLPLEQQRAEIARKRRHGMGYLGLGSTLTMLKMKYGEEASVAFTEEVTKVMAETGWTVGIDLAKEKGAAPIMDEEFVVTGDMLSKRPEMVKDGFKLGDKVKGKVLMGMYSRYMQQFPEALRKQIAKTGVRFSHHSSIAPTGTISLSLANNASNGIEPSFAHHYARNVIREGKKSKEKVDVFSYELLAYRELINSKAMPFSDAEDEKLPDYFLDSSTIQAKAHVDIQAAAQKWIDSSISKTINVPTDYDFEDFKNIYLYAYDKGLKGCTTFRFNPEAFQGVLVTEKDLENTTYKFTLEDGTVVEVKGNEEIEYDGEMHSAANLYDALKEGYYGKF; this is encoded by the coding sequence ATGTTACAAGCCGTTAAAACACCAGAAGAAGCTGCGATGTCAGAAAACAATCAAAAAGAAGTGCCAATGCAATCGGTATCATTGGATATCTGGGATAAAAAATACCGCCTCAAAACTAAACAAGGCGATCATGTTGACCAAAATATGGACGATAGTTATTCACGTGTTGCGCGTGCATTGGCTGACGTGGAAGAAGAGAGTAAGCGTGCTGAGTGGCACGAAAAATTCTTATGGGCATTGCGTCATGGTGCAATTCCTGCGGGCCGTATTACTTCAAATGCTGGTGCGCTGGAGCATAAGCCAGCAACAAGTACTATTAACTGCACGGTATCCGGCATTGTTGAAGACAGCATGGATGGCATCTTAAATAAGGTGCATGAAGCGGGTCTTACATTAAAAGCGGGTTGCGGTATTGGTTATGAGTTCTCAACGCTCCGTCCAAAAGGTGCTTTTGTAGCGGGTGCTGGTGCGTACACAAGCGGCCCACTCTCATTCATGGATATCTTCGATAAGATGTGTTTCACAGTGTCGTCTGCTGGTGGCCGTCGTGGCGCGCAAATGGCGACATTCGATATCTCACATCCTGACGTGACTGATTTTATCAAAGCGAAACGCGAAGCTGGTCGCTTACGCCAATTCAATCTTTCATGCTTAATCACAAAAGAGTTTATGGAAGCAGTCAAGGCTGATGCTGATTGGAAGCTCGCATTCCCTGTGACATCAAAGGAAGCAACGGTTGATGCGCTAGATACTAAAGATGAAGCACAAGTAGTATGGCGCGAATGGCCAATCAAAGACAAATACCTCACCCGCGAGTCAGATGGCAAAACAGCTTGCCGCGTTTACAAAACGATTAGAGCGCGCCGTTTGTGGGATGTCATTATGTCCTCAACATACGATTTCGCTGAGCCTGGCTTTATCTTGATTGACCGCGTAAACGAAATGAACAATAACTGGTTCTGCGAAAATATCCGCGCAACTAACCCATGCGGTGAGCAACCATTGCCACCTTATGGCGCTTGTTTGTTAGGTTCTGTGAACTTAACTAAATTTGTACGCAATCCATTTACTGATCAAGCAACATTCGATTGGGATGAATATCGCCAAGTTGTCTCTATTTTCACGCGTATGCTCGATAACGTCGTCGAAATTAACGGTTTACCGCTAGAACAACAGCGTGCAGAAATCGCGCGCAAACGTCGTCACGGCATGGGCTATTTAGGCCTAGGTTCAACACTCACGATGTTGAAAATGAAATATGGTGAAGAAGCTTCAGTGGCTTTCACAGAGGAAGTTACTAAAGTAATGGCTGAAACAGGTTGGACAGTCGGCATTGATTTAGCCAAAGAAAAAGGCGCTGCACCTATCATGGACGAAGAGTTCGTGGTGACAGGTGACATGCTTTCAAAACGCCCAGAAATGGTGAAGGATGGCTTTAAGCTAGGTGATAAAGTAAAAGGTAAAGTCTTGATGGGCATGTACAGCCGCTATATGCAGCAGTTCCCAGAAGCTTTGCGTAAACAAATCGCTAAAACAGGCGTGCGTTTTAGTCACCATAGCTCAATCGCGCCAACAGGCACGATTTCACTTTCACTCGCAAACAACGCAAGTAACGGCATTGAGCCTTCATTTGCTCACCATTACGCACGTAACGTGATTCGTGAAGGTAAGAAATCAAAAGAGAAAGTGGACGTATTTTCATATGAGCTATTAGCTTATCGTGAGTTAATCAATAGCAAAGCGATGCCATTTAGTGATGCGGAAGATGAGAAGTTGCCAGATTACTTCTTAGATTCATCGACCATTCAAGCAAAAGCGCATGTGGATATTCAAGCGGCAGCGCAAAAATGGATTGATAGCTCAATCTCAAAAACCATCAACGTACCCACAGATTATGACTTTGAAGATTTCAAAAACATCTATCTCTACGCTTACGACAAAGGCTTGAAAGGTTGCACCACTTTCCGCTTTAACCCAGAAGCCTTCCAAGGTGTTTTGGTGACAGAAAAAGACTTAGAAAACACTACCTACAAATTCACGCTAGAAGATGGCACAGTGGTTGAGGTGAAGGGTAACGAAGAGATTGAATACGACGGCGAAATGCACTCAGCCGCCAATCTATACGACGCCCTAAAAGAAGGTTACTACGGCAAGTTCTAA
- the waaA gene encoding lipid IV(A) 3-deoxy-D-manno-octulosonic acid transferase, whose product MTRLHYSALLYLLLPFTILKLLWRGLKQPAYLEHWSERYGFYNQAASQPLIWLHCVSVGETRAAKPLIEALLDQYPAHQILLSHTTPTGREASEQLFPKEKYPRISRCYLPYDTPDAVKGFLKHYRPTLGLLMETELWFNLIASCKAQAIPLLLVNARLSERSARGYAKVGKLSALGLANLSAIAAQTEQDANRLNALLGNANKATVMGNLKFDVTPPADEAERGRYLRGLLGLKRPIFLAASTRDGEEALILEAIAASGIDNLLTVIVPRHPQRFDEVAMLLTKHHQAFCRRSEFSMGTVAGDIPNCSVILGDSMGEMFTYYAACDVAFIGGSLLPLGGQNLIEASAMGKPVLIGPFTFNFSDATDSAVQAGAAIRVHNSQELAEKLSDLMNNVEARKAMSDAALSFSKSASGATQRLMELIAKYLPNK is encoded by the coding sequence ATGACACGACTTCATTACTCAGCGTTGCTGTATCTCCTCTTGCCCTTCACCATCCTTAAGCTTTTATGGCGCGGATTGAAACAACCTGCGTACCTTGAGCATTGGTCTGAGCGTTATGGGTTTTATAACCAAGCTGCTTCGCAACCACTGATTTGGTTACATTGCGTATCGGTTGGCGAAACACGCGCGGCAAAGCCTTTAATTGAAGCTTTACTTGATCAATATCCCGCACACCAAATTTTGCTGAGTCACACCACCCCAACAGGCCGCGAGGCGAGCGAGCAACTTTTCCCAAAAGAAAAATATCCGCGAATCTCGCGGTGTTACTTACCTTACGACACGCCAGATGCTGTTAAAGGATTCTTAAAACATTACCGGCCAACATTGGGTTTACTGATGGAGACAGAGCTTTGGTTTAATTTGATTGCAAGTTGCAAAGCACAAGCGATTCCATTGCTATTGGTGAATGCACGACTTTCTGAGCGCTCAGCAAGGGGCTACGCAAAAGTTGGCAAACTTTCAGCGCTAGGTTTAGCAAATTTAAGCGCCATTGCTGCGCAAACTGAACAAGACGCAAATCGCCTGAATGCCTTGCTCGGCAACGCGAATAAAGCAACTGTGATGGGCAATCTTAAGTTTGATGTCACCCCCCCAGCGGACGAGGCCGAACGCGGACGTTACTTGCGTGGCTTACTAGGCTTAAAACGCCCTATCTTTTTAGCCGCAAGCACCCGAGATGGGGAAGAAGCTTTAATTTTAGAGGCCATAGCCGCAAGTGGAATTGACAATTTACTGACGGTGATTGTGCCAAGACATCCGCAACGGTTCGATGAGGTCGCGATGCTACTCACAAAACATCACCAAGCTTTTTGCCGTCGTTCAGAATTCTCGATGGGCACAGTGGCTGGCGATATTCCAAACTGTAGCGTGATTCTTGGTGACAGCATGGGTGAGATGTTTACTTATTATGCGGCATGCGATGTTGCATTTATTGGCGGAAGCTTACTACCCCTTGGCGGACAAAATCTTATTGAGGCCAGCGCAATGGGCAAGCCAGTTTTAATCGGCCCATTTACCTTTAATTTTAGCGATGCCACAGATTCTGCAGTGCAAGCGGGCGCTGCAATTCGTGTACACAACTCGCAAGAACTCGCAGAAAAGTTAAGCGATCTGATGAACAATGTAGAAGCAAGAAAAGCAATGAGCGATGCGGCCTTGAGCTTTAGCAAAAGTGCGAGCGGCGCGACGCAAAGACTTATGGAGTTGATAGCGAAATACTTGCCAAACAAATAA
- a CDS encoding hydrolase, whose translation MKNAAYKADRNQSQLVAVDMQTKLSRVMSSDIDGVIKNCAILLQSAALLEIPTIFTEQYPKGLGLTVPELSPYLAGKKAVEKTAFSCCAEPAFNRQLLGDHTQVILVGMEAHICVLQTALDLLAQGKTVFVLEDAVISRNPENKRNALNRMREAGVIISNIESLVFEWLGVAEGDAFKKISQLVR comes from the coding sequence ATGAAAAATGCAGCATATAAGGCAGATCGCAATCAAAGTCAGTTGGTGGCTGTGGATATGCAAACCAAGCTCAGTCGTGTGATGTCGTCAGATATTGATGGCGTGATTAAAAATTGCGCTATTCTTTTACAAAGTGCTGCTCTCCTTGAAATCCCCACTATTTTTACCGAACAATATCCTAAAGGCCTTGGGTTGACTGTGCCTGAGTTATCTCCATATTTGGCAGGTAAAAAAGCGGTTGAGAAAACAGCCTTCTCTTGCTGTGCTGAACCCGCTTTTAACCGTCAACTGTTGGGTGACCATACACAAGTCATTTTGGTTGGGATGGAAGCGCACATTTGTGTTCTGCAAACCGCACTGGATTTGCTAGCTCAAGGCAAAACCGTGTTTGTCCTTGAAGATGCCGTGATTTCGCGCAACCCTGAAAATAAGCGTAATGCGCTTAACAGAATGCGTGAAGCTGGGGTAATCATCAGTAATATTGAGTCTTTGGTGTTTGAATGGCTGGGTGTTGCAGAAGGCGATGCCTTCAAGAAAATCAGCCAGCTCGTCCGCTAG
- a CDS encoding TolC family outer membrane protein, translated as MRLNYLFLLLGLALGHHAQAADSQNLMQIYQQALSRDPVWASAQSSHLASQEKLAQGNALFLPTVTFNSGVSATQSDAKFFGGATSVLRGGQNNFESYNYGVNVSQPIYRKQIRAQFEQAKSQVAQADKQLLLAKQGLIIRSSKAYFDVLLAQDKIDLIGAQKTAINKQLEQAKANFEVGTSTITDFNEAQARFDLVVAQEIAAMNDLEVKKRAIQAIVGSTPQALVGVRSDLVAQSPEPIEMEKWVEVAEQNNLTIALQQQALEIATQEVERQNAGHMPTLDAVAGYNNNYANGTATGLGNGSDITSASIGLQLQIPLYQGGLVSSKVREAVANKQKALDDLEAAKRQADLDTRSAYLNLSSSVAQIKAYEQALSSSQSQLDSTNLGYEVGVRTSVDVLNAQQQYFSAKRDLLQSRYTYLVNILSLKSAVGLLGETDVESVNQQLVSR; from the coding sequence ATGCGTCTTAATTACTTATTTTTGTTGCTTGGTTTGGCTCTTGGCCATCACGCCCAAGCGGCCGATAGCCAAAATTTGATGCAGATTTATCAGCAAGCATTGAGTCGCGATCCTGTATGGGCTTCTGCACAAAGTAGCCATTTAGCGAGTCAAGAAAAATTAGCGCAAGGCAATGCCCTGTTTTTGCCAACAGTGACTTTTAATTCGGGTGTGAGTGCAACGCAATCTGATGCCAAGTTTTTTGGAGGTGCCACATCAGTATTGCGTGGCGGGCAGAATAATTTTGAAAGCTACAACTACGGCGTAAATGTGAGCCAGCCGATTTATCGTAAGCAAATTCGTGCGCAATTTGAGCAAGCTAAAAGCCAGGTCGCTCAAGCAGATAAACAACTATTGTTGGCTAAGCAAGGTCTTATTATTCGATCCTCTAAGGCTTACTTTGACGTGTTGCTAGCGCAAGATAAAATTGATTTGATTGGCGCACAAAAAACGGCGATTAATAAACAACTTGAGCAAGCTAAAGCCAATTTCGAGGTTGGCACTTCTACGATTACTGATTTTAATGAAGCGCAGGCCCGATTTGATTTAGTGGTGGCGCAAGAGATTGCCGCGATGAATGATTTAGAGGTCAAAAAGCGCGCCATTCAAGCGATTGTAGGCTCAACTCCTCAGGCGCTTGTTGGTGTGAGAAGTGATTTGGTGGCGCAATCACCAGAGCCAATTGAAATGGAAAAATGGGTAGAGGTTGCTGAACAAAATAATTTGACGATTGCCCTTCAACAACAGGCACTAGAAATTGCCACTCAAGAAGTTGAACGACAAAATGCTGGGCACATGCCAACTTTAGATGCGGTGGCTGGGTATAACAATAACTATGCAAACGGCACGGCGACAGGTCTTGGAAACGGCAGTGACATAACGAGCGCAAGCATTGGTCTACAGCTTCAAATTCCACTTTATCAAGGCGGCTTGGTCAGTTCTAAAGTGCGAGAGGCTGTTGCGAACAAACAAAAGGCACTGGATGATTTAGAAGCCGCTAAACGTCAAGCAGACTTGGATACGCGTTCAGCGTATTTGAATCTTTCAAGTAGTGTGGCGCAAATTAAGGCTTACGAGCAGGCGTTGAGTTCTAGCCAAAGTCAGCTCGATTCCACCAATCTTGGTTATGAGGTGGGTGTGCGAACAAGTGTGGATGTGCTGAATGCGCAACAACAATATTTCAGTGCTAAGCGAGATTTACTGCAATCCCGCTATACTTATTTGGTGAATATTTTATCGCTTAAATCCGCAGTTGGTTTGTTGGGCGAGACCGATGTAGAAAGCGTGAATCAACAGCTAGTAAGCCGCTAA
- a CDS encoding protein-L-isoaspartate O-methyltransferase family protein encodes MSLKQESAQVTQSRFNMIEQQIRPWDVLDGAVLDLLAKLPREDFVPKQYVGLAFADLEIPLGDGQLMLAPKMEGRILQSLAIKKTDKVLEIGTGSGYLTSLIALQAKQVDSVELNAKISKQAAKNIAAQGIKNVNLVVADGMQGLPAGAPYDVIVFTGSTPLLNTQVQRQLAEGGRMFVVVGDAPAMQATLITRISADNFKADVLFETCLPAIENAPQSEKFEF; translated from the coding sequence ATGAGTTTGAAACAAGAGTCAGCGCAAGTGACGCAGTCACGCTTCAATATGATTGAGCAACAAATCCGCCCTTGGGACGTCTTGGACGGTGCGGTACTTGATCTGCTCGCAAAATTACCAAGAGAAGATTTCGTGCCTAAACAATATGTCGGTTTGGCGTTTGCGGATTTGGAAATCCCGCTAGGGGATGGTCAATTGATGCTTGCACCAAAAATGGAGGGACGTATTCTTCAGTCTTTAGCGATTAAGAAAACGGATAAAGTCCTTGAGATTGGTACTGGCAGTGGTTACCTCACGTCGCTGATCGCACTGCAGGCTAAGCAGGTTGACAGTGTTGAACTCAACGCAAAAATCAGTAAACAAGCGGCTAAAAATATTGCTGCACAAGGGATTAAAAATGTGAATTTGGTGGTGGCGGATGGTATGCAAGGGTTGCCAGCTGGTGCGCCTTATGACGTGATTGTTTTTACGGGGTCCACCCCTTTATTGAATACGCAGGTTCAGCGACAGCTTGCTGAGGGTGGCCGTATGTTCGTCGTGGTTGGCGATGCGCCAGCAATGCAAGCAACACTTATCACCCGAATTTCAGCAGATAATTTTAAAGCCGATGTTTTGTTTGAAACGTGCTTGCCCGCCATTGAAAATGCACCGCAATCAGAAAAATTTGAGTTCTAG
- the thiC gene encoding phosphomethylpyrimidine synthase ThiC: MNATDKNLAHFVGEHAEIDPATKQSFANSRKVYVQGSRPDIQVPFREISLSDTPSAFGAEKNPPVMVYDTSGPYTDPAVKIDIRNGLPALRAKWIEERNDTEQLDGPSSAFGVERQNDPALAEMRFNLSRHPRRAKAGMNVSQMHYARKGIITPEMEYIAIRENQRRENMSELLQTQHKGHDFGASIPKVITPEFVRDEVARGRAIIPLNINHPEIEPMIIGRNFLVKINANIGNSALGSSISEEVEKMVWGTRWGGDTVMDLSTGKNIHETREWIIRNSPVPIGTVPIYQALEKVNGKAEDLTWEIFRDTLIEQAEQGVDYFTIHAGVRLAYIPMTAKRMTGIVSRGGSIMAKWCLAHHKESFLYEHFEDICEIMKAYDVSFSLGDGLRPGSIYDANDEAQFAELKTLGELTQIAWKHDVQCMIEGPGHVPMHLIKENMDLQLEHCGEAPFYTLGPLTTDIAPGYDHITSGIGAAMIGWYGCAMLCYVTPKEHLGLPDKEDVRVGIITYKIAAHAADLAKGHPGAQIRDNALSKARFEFRWDDQFNLGLDPEKAKEFHDETLPQEGAKQAHFCSMCGPHFCSMKITQDVRDYADKLGLDEQEALNKGMQEKAIEFVKKGSEVYHKV, from the coding sequence TTGAACGCCACTGATAAAAACCTCGCCCACTTTGTAGGTGAACATGCTGAGATTGATCCAGCAACCAAACAATCTTTCGCCAACTCACGTAAAGTCTATGTGCAAGGCTCTCGCCCTGACATTCAAGTACCTTTCCGTGAAATCAGCCTCAGCGACACACCGTCTGCTTTTGGTGCTGAAAAAAATCCTCCTGTGATGGTGTATGACACCTCTGGCCCTTACACAGACCCAGCAGTTAAAATCGATATCCGTAACGGCTTACCAGCTTTGCGCGCTAAATGGATTGAAGAGCGAAACGATACTGAGCAGCTAGATGGCCCAAGTTCCGCATTTGGCGTGGAACGTCAAAACGACCCTGCTCTGGCTGAAATGCGCTTTAACCTTTCACGCCATCCACGCCGTGCTAAAGCCGGCATGAACGTGAGCCAAATGCACTATGCGCGCAAAGGCATCATCACCCCAGAAATGGAATACATCGCGATTCGTGAAAATCAACGTCGCGAAAACATGAGCGAATTGTTGCAAACACAACATAAAGGCCATGATTTTGGTGCGAGCATTCCTAAAGTGATTACGCCAGAATTTGTCCGCGACGAAGTAGCACGTGGTCGTGCAATTATTCCATTGAACATTAACCACCCTGAAATCGAGCCAATGATTATTGGCCGTAATTTCTTAGTAAAAATTAATGCCAACATCGGCAACTCAGCCCTGGGCTCTTCAATTTCAGAAGAAGTTGAAAAAATGGTATGGGGCACACGTTGGGGTGGCGATACCGTGATGGATTTATCAACAGGCAAAAACATCCACGAAACTCGCGAATGGATTATCCGCAATAGCCCTGTGCCTATTGGTACAGTGCCGATCTACCAAGCGCTTGAGAAAGTGAATGGCAAAGCAGAAGACCTCACATGGGAAATCTTCCGCGACACATTAATTGAGCAGGCAGAGCAAGGCGTGGATTATTTCACAATTCATGCCGGTGTTCGCTTGGCTTATATCCCCATGACAGCAAAACGCATGACAGGCATCGTGTCTCGTGGCGGCTCTATCATGGCGAAATGGTGTTTAGCCCATCATAAAGAATCATTCCTTTATGAACACTTCGAAGACATCTGCGAAATCATGAAAGCTTATGACGTAAGCTTCTCATTGGGTGATGGCTTACGTCCTGGTTCAATTTACGATGCAAACGACGAAGCACAATTTGCTGAACTCAAAACACTAGGCGAGTTGACACAAATTGCTTGGAAACACGATGTACAGTGCATGATTGAAGGCCCAGGCCACGTACCTATGCACCTCATTAAAGAGAACATGGACTTGCAACTTGAGCACTGCGGTGAAGCGCCTTTCTACACATTAGGGCCTTTAACGACAGACATCGCGCCAGGTTATGATCACATAACATCAGGCATTGGTGCTGCGATGATTGGCTGGTACGGCTGTGCAATGCTTTGCTATGTCACACCTAAAGAGCATCTTGGCTTGCCAGACAAAGAAGATGTGCGCGTCGGGATTATTACTTACAAGATTGCGGCACATGCAGCTGACTTGGCAAAAGGCCACCCAGGTGCACAAATTCGTGACAATGCTTTATCAAAAGCGCGTTTTGAATTCCGTTGGGATGACCAATTTAATCTTGGCCTTGATCCTGAAAAAGCCAAGGAATTCCACGATGAGACATTGCCACAAGAGGGTGCAAAACAAGCCCACTTCTGTTCAATGTGTGGCCCACATTTCTGCTCAATGAAAATCACACAAGATGTACGTGATTATGCAGATAAGTTAGGCTTGGATGAACAAGAAGCGCTTAACAAAGGCATGCAAGAAAAGGCAATTGAGTTTGTGAAAAAAGGTAGCGAGGTTTACCACAAGGTTTAA
- a CDS encoding pseudouridine synthase yields MTTIKITKKPTDSASPRASKAPVRRSDPSKRDRTVAPKPVVRPQTESAAERAETRAPDYAENASSKASQRNHRYDGRLRDEAPRPQQARPTLDDTGRDTPRRGGKMRDGFEVGDFNNDRASNPMFTPKPLPSNPDFPRLSKRMAELGFCSRREADEWITNGWVRVDGRIVDELGSRVARNAKIEVSKDAEQHQSEIVTIILNKPIGYVSGQAEDGYNPAIVLIHPDNQWQDDPLLHHAQPREFQRTFLKGLAPAGRLDIDSTGLLVLTQDGRIARHLIGEDSTVEKEYLVRVEGDLSYNDLDLLNEGLSLDGVKLKPAKVSWQNEDQLRFVLREGRKRQIRRMCELVGLKVLGLKRIRIGGVTLGKLPMGEWRYLRPEERF; encoded by the coding sequence TTGACCACCATTAAAATTACAAAAAAACCGACAGATAGCGCTAGCCCTCGTGCAAGTAAAGCACCTGTCCGCCGCAGCGACCCGAGCAAACGCGACCGCACTGTCGCACCTAAACCTGTTGTAAGGCCACAGACTGAATCGGCTGCTGAACGTGCCGAAACACGTGCACCAGATTATGCTGAAAATGCCTCATCCAAGGCTTCGCAACGCAATCACCGTTACGATGGCAGATTACGCGATGAAGCGCCGCGTCCTCAGCAAGCACGTCCAACTTTAGATGATACAGGCCGAGATACACCGCGCCGTGGCGGAAAAATGCGTGATGGCTTTGAAGTCGGCGACTTCAACAATGACCGCGCCAGCAACCCAATGTTTACGCCTAAGCCATTGCCAAGCAATCCTGATTTTCCACGACTTTCAAAACGTATGGCGGAACTTGGTTTTTGTTCACGCCGCGAAGCAGATGAATGGATTACGAATGGTTGGGTAAGAGTAGATGGCCGAATTGTGGATGAGCTAGGCAGTCGTGTGGCGAGGAATGCGAAAATTGAAGTCAGCAAAGATGCTGAACAACATCAATCCGAAATCGTGACGATCATCCTTAACAAGCCGATTGGCTATGTTTCTGGTCAAGCGGAAGACGGATACAACCCAGCCATTGTGCTGATTCATCCCGATAATCAATGGCAAGATGACCCACTGTTACACCATGCTCAACCTAGAGAGTTTCAACGGACCTTTCTTAAAGGTCTTGCCCCCGCAGGACGCTTGGATATTGACTCAACAGGCCTGTTAGTACTTACTCAAGATGGGCGAATCGCGCGCCATTTAATTGGTGAAGACTCAACGGTTGAGAAGGAATACTTGGTGCGCGTTGAAGGCGATTTGTCTTATAACGATCTTGACCTTCTGAATGAAGGCTTGTCTCTGGACGGGGTGAAGCTCAAACCAGCAAAAGTGTCTTGGCAAAATGAAGATCAGCTTCGCTTTGTTCTGCGTGAAGGACGCAAACGTCAAATTCGTCGCATGTGTGAATTAGTTGGCTTAAAGGTACTCGGCCTAAAACGCATTCGGATTGGCGGAGTCACGCTAGGGAAATTGCCAATGGGCGAGTGGCGTTATTTAAGACCTGAAGAACGTTTCTAA
- a CDS encoding undecaprenyl-diphosphate phosphatase produces MDLILLFKALLLGLVEGATEFLPISSTGHLIIVGDLIDFLDKEKRDVFEIVIQLGSILSVVWLYQARFKTIARTIASDKQSQQFVLQLLIAFLPLAILGLLFHHQIKAVLFNPISVAIALIAGGLIILYIEKLSLKARISKIESMTMLDALKIGLAQALALIPGVSRAGATILGGMSFGLSRQVATEFSFFLAVPVMFAASGYDLLKNRHLLTLDDAGLFAIGFIAAFLSALVAIKTFIRYIAAHDFRVFAWYRIALGLIVLLYFK; encoded by the coding sequence ATGGATTTAATTCTATTATTTAAGGCCCTACTTTTAGGACTGGTCGAGGGGGCAACCGAGTTTCTCCCGATTAGCAGCACAGGCCATCTGATTATCGTGGGTGACTTGATTGATTTTCTGGACAAAGAAAAACGCGATGTTTTTGAAATCGTTATTCAACTCGGCTCTATTTTGTCTGTGGTATGGCTTTACCAAGCCCGATTTAAAACCATTGCTCGCACAATAGCCAGCGACAAACAGTCTCAACAGTTTGTGCTGCAACTGTTGATTGCGTTTCTGCCCCTCGCTATTTTAGGCCTGCTTTTCCACCACCAGATCAAAGCTGTTTTGTTCAATCCAATCTCAGTTGCCATTGCTTTGATCGCTGGCGGATTGATTATTTTATATATCGAAAAATTGTCACTTAAAGCGCGTATTAGCAAGATTGAGTCCATGACCATGCTGGATGCACTTAAAATAGGTTTAGCTCAAGCGCTTGCTTTAATTCCAGGCGTATCTCGTGCTGGTGCGACCATTCTTGGTGGCATGTCATTTGGACTTTCACGGCAAGTTGCAACGGAATTTTCATTCTTTCTGGCCGTCCCAGTGATGTTTGCCGCGAGTGGATATGACCTACTTAAAAATCGTCATTTACTGACTTTGGATGATGCAGGCTTATTTGCAATTGGCTTTATTGCCGCCTTTTTATCAGCGCTGGTTGCGATTAAAACGTTCATACGCTACATAGCAGCACATGACTTTAGAGTTTTTGCATGGTATCGCATTGCATTGGGTTTAATCGTCCTTTTATATTTCAAATAA